From Virgibacillus ihumii, the proteins below share one genomic window:
- a CDS encoding dihydrofolate reductase, whose translation MISLLVAMDKNKTIGLNNDLPWHIPNDLKFFKEKSTGNTIIMGRKTYESMGGPLPNRNNVVLTKKQMDFPDEVEVINNLDTIYDWNNDYPDKELFVIGGANIFKQVMPYADRMYITWIDEAFNGDTFFPEFSDTDWKLTSKEKGEKNEKNPYDYYFLQYDRNRLDA comes from the coding sequence ATGATTTCTTTGCTTGTTGCTATGGACAAAAATAAAACAATCGGACTGAATAATGATCTGCCGTGGCATATACCAAATGATTTAAAATTTTTTAAAGAAAAATCAACCGGCAATACCATTATTATGGGACGAAAAACATATGAATCCATGGGAGGACCGCTGCCGAACCGCAACAATGTCGTGTTAACAAAAAAACAGATGGATTTTCCTGATGAGGTTGAAGTAATCAATAATCTGGATACCATATATGATTGGAATAATGATTACCCTGATAAAGAGCTATTTGTAATTGGTGGTGCTAATATATTCAAACAGGTAATGCCGTATGCTGACCGGATGTATATAACGTGGATTGATGAGGCATTTAATGGGGATACCTTTTTTCCGGAATTTTCCGATACAGACTGGAAACTGACATCGAAAGAAAAAGGTGAGAAGAACGAGAAAAATCCATATGATTACTACTTTCTGCAATATGATCGAAACCGATTGGATGCATAG
- a CDS encoding thymidylate synthase: MQKGEKAYLELCRQVLENGNKKEDRTNTGTYSVFGHQMRFDLSEGFPLLTTKKVPFRLVASELLWFIKGDTNIRYLLQNNNNIWNEWAFKKWVESDDYDGPDMTNFGNRSQCDPDFNEEYQEQMAIFKKQILQEDAFARKFGELGNVYGKQWRDWKTSNDETIDQLKQVIDSIKNKPDSRRHIVTAWNPEDIPNMALPPCHTLFQFYVADGKLSCQLYQRSADIFLGVPFNIASYALLTYLIAHECNLAPGEFVHTLGDAHIYTNHVDQVKTQLGRHIKPLPKLVINQDKQSIFDFELTDFEVQDYNPHPSIKAPIAV; this comes from the coding sequence ATGCAAAAAGGTGAGAAGGCATATTTGGAATTATGCAGACAGGTACTGGAAAACGGAAACAAAAAAGAGGATCGGACAAACACAGGAACCTACTCCGTATTCGGACACCAGATGCGATTTGATCTGAGTGAAGGATTTCCGCTTCTGACAACAAAAAAAGTGCCGTTTCGGCTCGTTGCAAGCGAATTGCTTTGGTTTATCAAAGGAGATACAAACATTCGCTACCTTCTGCAAAACAATAATAATATTTGGAATGAATGGGCATTTAAAAAATGGGTGGAAAGCGATGATTATGATGGGCCGGACATGACGAATTTCGGAAACCGCAGTCAGTGTGATCCCGATTTCAATGAGGAATATCAGGAACAAATGGCCATTTTTAAAAAACAAATACTTCAGGAAGATGCGTTTGCACGTAAATTTGGAGAGTTGGGCAATGTATATGGAAAGCAATGGAGAGACTGGAAGACGTCCAATGATGAAACAATTGACCAACTGAAACAGGTTATCGACTCCATAAAAAACAAACCCGATTCCAGAAGACATATCGTTACCGCGTGGAATCCGGAAGATATACCAAACATGGCACTTCCGCCATGTCACACATTATTTCAATTTTATGTTGCGGACGGCAAGTTGTCGTGTCAACTGTACCAGCGCAGTGCAGATATATTCCTTGGGGTACCATTTAATATAGCAAGTTATGCATTATTAACTTACCTGATTGCACATGAATGCAACCTTGCACCAGGCGAATTTGTACATACACTGGGCGATGCACATATTTACACCAACCATGTGGATCAGGTGAAAACACAGCTTGGCCGCCATATAAAGCCATTGCCAAAACTGGTCATCAATCAGGATAAACAATCGATATTTGACTTTGAACTGACTGATTTTGAAGTACAGGATTATAATCCACATCCATCCATTAAGGCACCAATTGCTGTTTAA
- a CDS encoding HD domain-containing protein encodes MNNDDKIAAIRDYVFAIFSSDATGHDFHHMSRVADAARTISEAENANPFICEAAAWIHDIGDEKLFADRTEAINDLTAFLLSSGITRDETRKILQAAEDVSFRKGNVPDTLEGKIVQDADRLDAIGAVGIARTFAYGGSNGQLIWSSTESDGTSIQHFYDKLLLLKGRMNTNSAIRIAEKRHRFMEMYLDQFFSEWCR; translated from the coding sequence ATGAACAACGACGATAAAATCGCTGCCATCCGGGATTATGTGTTTGCCATTTTCAGCAGCGATGCTACTGGACACGATTTTCATCACATGAGTCGGGTGGCTGATGCGGCAAGAACAATTTCAGAAGCGGAAAACGCCAATCCATTTATTTGTGAAGCTGCAGCATGGATCCATGATATAGGGGATGAAAAACTATTTGCAGATCGGACTGAGGCAATTAATGATCTTACAGCATTCCTATTATCCAGTGGAATTACCAGAGATGAAACACGTAAAATCCTGCAAGCAGCTGAAGATGTGTCATTTCGAAAAGGAAACGTACCGGATACATTGGAAGGAAAAATTGTTCAGGATGCGGACAGGCTTGATGCAATCGGGGCAGTTGGCATTGCCCGCACATTCGCTTATGGCGGTTCCAACGGACAGCTGATTTGGAGCAGTACGGAAAGTGATGGTACTTCCATCCAGCATTTTTATGATAAACTGCTGTTATTAAAGGGGCGGATGAATACTAACAGTGCCATCCGGATTGCTGAAAAAAGACATCGTTTTATGGAAATGTACCTGGATCAATTTTTCAGTGAATGGTGCAGGTAG
- a CDS encoding formate--tetrahydrofolate ligase yields the protein MPTDIEIAQNATLKPIGEIAESLDLASNDWEPYGHTKAKLSDKLLEKLEDKPDGKIILVTSINPTPAGEGKSTVTVGLGQALNRIGKKAIIALREPSLGPIMGMKGGAAGGGYSQVLPMEDINLHFTGDLHAITSANNALSAFIDNHIHRRNELNIDPRRIEWKRVMDMNDRVLRQIVVGLGGPLRGVPREDGFNITVASEIMAILCLATSLENLKERISKIVVGYTYDGEPVTVKDLKMEGALTLLLKDAIKPNLVQTIENTPAIIHGGPFANIAHGCNSIMATKTAAKLGDYVITESGFGADLGLEKFLDIKSRAGDFDTDAVVIVATVRALKMHGGVAKDNLKAENVNALKAGMDNLQKHIETVEQFGLPFVVAINKFPDDTEAETDYITKWCEAREIDVALTDIWAHGGEGGIELAKNVVQTAQSAERNFQRIYELEDTLYTKIRKIAQKVYGADDIELSAKAKKQLAFYEKQGWGDLPVCMAKTQYSLSDDPSLLGRPSGFTVTIRELRASIGAGFIVVLTGDMMTMPGLPKKPAALNMDVTEDGKIKGLF from the coding sequence ATGCCTACTGATATCGAAATTGCACAAAATGCTACACTGAAACCGATTGGTGAGATTGCTGAAAGTCTTGATTTGGCCAGTAATGACTGGGAACCATACGGCCATACAAAAGCAAAATTGTCGGACAAACTGCTGGAAAAGCTGGAAGATAAGCCCGACGGGAAAATTATTCTGGTAACTTCCATTAATCCAACACCAGCCGGGGAAGGGAAGTCAACTGTAACAGTCGGGCTCGGCCAAGCGCTTAACCGTATTGGAAAAAAAGCAATTATTGCACTTCGGGAACCTTCACTTGGTCCAATTATGGGAATGAAAGGCGGAGCTGCCGGCGGGGGTTACTCACAAGTACTACCGATGGAAGATATTAATCTGCATTTTACGGGAGACTTACATGCCATTACCAGCGCCAACAATGCTCTAAGTGCCTTTATTGATAATCATATACACAGAAGGAATGAACTTAATATTGATCCCCGTCGGATTGAATGGAAGCGCGTCATGGACATGAATGATCGTGTTCTCCGGCAAATCGTTGTCGGACTTGGCGGGCCGTTGCGCGGCGTACCAAGAGAAGATGGTTTTAATATTACGGTAGCTTCGGAAATTATGGCGATTCTCTGTTTAGCAACCAGTTTGGAAAACCTGAAAGAAAGGATCTCCAAAATTGTTGTTGGCTACACCTATGATGGGGAACCGGTAACCGTTAAGGACCTTAAAATGGAAGGTGCACTTACATTACTGTTGAAGGATGCGATTAAGCCGAACCTCGTTCAGACTATTGAAAACACACCAGCAATTATTCATGGCGGTCCATTTGCAAATATTGCCCACGGCTGTAACAGTATTATGGCCACTAAAACAGCTGCTAAGCTAGGGGACTACGTTATAACAGAATCAGGATTTGGAGCAGACCTGGGACTTGAAAAATTTCTTGATATAAAGTCACGGGCAGGTGATTTTGATACGGACGCTGTAGTCATTGTCGCCACTGTCAGGGCGTTAAAGATGCATGGCGGCGTTGCAAAAGATAATCTGAAAGCAGAGAATGTTAATGCTTTAAAAGCAGGCATGGACAATTTGCAGAAGCACATCGAAACTGTTGAGCAATTCGGTCTTCCATTCGTTGTTGCCATCAATAAATTCCCGGACGATACAGAAGCAGAAACAGATTATATTACAAAATGGTGTGAAGCAAGAGAAATAGACGTGGCTTTAACAGATATTTGGGCGCACGGCGGAGAAGGCGGAATTGAACTGGCTAAGAATGTCGTTCAAACAGCTCAATCAGCTGAGCGGAATTTTCAGCGAATTTATGAACTGGAAGACACTTTGTATACAAAAATCCGTAAAATTGCTCAAAAAGTATATGGTGCTGATGATATTGAACTATCTGCAAAAGCTAAAAAGCAACTTGCTTTTTACGAAAAACAAGGGTGGGGAGATCTGCCGGTATGTATGGCGAAAACACAGTATTCATTATCCGACGATCCGTCACTGCTTGGCAGACCATCCGGTTTTACCGTAACCATCAGAGAGTTGCGTGCGTCAATTGGAGCGGGTTTCATCGTTGTATTGACCGGAGATATGATGACGATGCCAGGACTGCCTAAAAAACCGGCAGCCTTAAATATGGACGTTACAGAAGATGGAAAAATTAAAGGGTTATTTTAA
- a CDS encoding cold-shock protein, which yields MENGVVKWFNAEKGYGFIQVEEGNDVFVHYSAIQEEGFKSLEEGQEVDFEIVEGERGPQAANVNKK from the coding sequence ATGGAAAATGGAGTAGTTAAGTGGTTCAACGCTGAAAAGGGGTACGGCTTTATCCAAGTTGAAGAAGGAAATGACGTATTCGTTCATTATTCCGCAATTCAGGAAGAAGGCTTCAAATCACTGGAAGAGGGCCAGGAAGTTGACTTTGAAATTGTTGAAGGCGAACGTGGCCCGCAAGCTGCAAACGTAAACAAAAAATAA
- a CDS encoding queuosine precursor transporter, translating to MPNELIWILFALLNFSLLLLFYRMFGKMGLFVWVGMATVIANIQVLKTVELFGLTATLGNIIYGTAYLATDILNEKYGKEDAKKAVWMGFSTLIAMTVMMQISLVFNPAPDDVAHESLQMIFGMIPRVAAGSLAAYAVSQYFDVWIYDRLRKIFPADKFLWIRNNGSTMLSQLLDSAVFCSIAFLGQFPATIWLEIFLTTYIIKFVVALIDTPFMYIAKYMHKK from the coding sequence ATGCCAAATGAGTTAATATGGATCTTATTTGCACTGCTCAATTTTTCATTGCTTTTGCTATTTTATCGCATGTTTGGGAAGATGGGTCTGTTCGTCTGGGTCGGAATGGCTACAGTGATTGCCAATATTCAAGTGTTAAAAACGGTTGAACTGTTCGGATTAACGGCGACTCTTGGAAATATCATTTATGGTACTGCCTACCTGGCAACTGATATTCTAAATGAAAAATACGGAAAAGAAGATGCAAAAAAGGCTGTCTGGATGGGATTTTCAACGCTGATTGCCATGACGGTAATGATGCAGATTTCCCTTGTGTTTAATCCGGCTCCGGATGATGTCGCCCATGAGTCCCTGCAAATGATTTTTGGAATGATTCCGAGGGTTGCGGCCGGAAGTCTTGCAGCATATGCGGTAAGTCAGTATTTTGATGTGTGGATTTATGACAGACTGCGTAAAATATTCCCCGCAGATAAATTTTTGTGGATTCGGAATAATGGAAGTACGATGCTAAGCCAGCTTCTGGACTCTGCCGTTTTTTGTTCCATCGCTTTTCTCGGACAATTTCCGGCGACAATCTGGCTGGAAATTTTCCTGACAACATATATTATCAAATTTGTAGTAGCCTTAATCGATACGCCGTTCATGTACATTGCTAAATATATGCATAAAAAGTAG
- a CDS encoding isoprenylcysteine carboxyl methyltransferase family protein translates to MTIWMWLFIITVIAQRLIELYIAKQNEIWMKERGGVERGEKHYKWFIILHSFFFLSIITEAVVDGNSITEISYFWFTIFLLTQMCRIWCIQALGPFWNTKVIVLPGVALIRKGPYKYVKHPNYIIVAIELFVIPFILGAQITAVIFPILHILLLRVRIPREEKALRNAAT, encoded by the coding sequence ATGACAATATGGATGTGGCTTTTTATTATAACAGTAATTGCACAACGGCTGATCGAATTGTATATCGCGAAACAGAATGAGATTTGGATGAAAGAAAGAGGAGGGGTCGAAAGGGGGGAGAAACATTATAAATGGTTTATTATTCTGCACAGTTTTTTCTTCTTATCCATAATAACGGAAGCTGTCGTTGATGGAAATTCGATTACTGAAATCAGTTACTTTTGGTTTACCATATTTTTACTCACGCAAATGTGCAGAATCTGGTGTATTCAGGCTCTCGGTCCCTTCTGGAATACAAAGGTCATTGTTCTGCCCGGGGTTGCATTGATTCGAAAAGGGCCATACAAATATGTAAAGCATCCAAATTATATTATCGTTGCGATTGAATTGTTTGTCATTCCATTTATTTTAGGAGCACAGATTACAGCGGTGATCTTTCCAATTCTTCACATATTGTTGCTGCGAGTCAGAATACCACGGGAGGAGAAAGCATTGCGTAATGCGGCAACTTAA
- a CDS encoding type III polyketide synthase gives MTYISSVGKGIPEHNLGQDEIKTLVQDIFSISGREARRFLPVFDHAKIEHRQLVTDADWFKEDHTFKEKNDLYQKHARTYSLQAMDDCLTNSYFLNNSIPYEAIDLIIFVSSTGLSTPSIDTFLMNDRPFRGDVTRMPLWGLGCAGGAIGLSRAFDWLTAHPDKNALLVCCELCSLTFQKNDRQKSNLIGTALFGDGIGAVLLMGNNSPFLSYNQNSKPLIYKTSSKTMKNSNDVMGWDVTNNGLEVIFSKSIPSLVRTFWSTHIKTFLQNNQLTKEDIHSLVAHPGGMKVLKAMEEVLLVSEEKFKYSYDVLCDHGNMSSATVLYVLDRWMKEKIPKNEVSVLSALGPGFSSELLLMEWDRS, from the coding sequence ATGACATATATTTCTTCAGTTGGAAAAGGCATTCCCGAGCATAACTTGGGTCAGGACGAAATAAAAACGCTTGTCCAGGATATATTCTCAATTTCCGGGCGAGAGGCACGCCGATTTTTGCCTGTATTTGATCATGCAAAAATCGAACACAGACAGCTTGTGACAGATGCAGATTGGTTCAAAGAAGATCATACATTTAAAGAAAAAAATGATTTATACCAAAAACATGCCCGTACATATTCATTGCAGGCCATGGATGATTGCCTTACCAATTCATATTTTTTGAACAACAGTATTCCGTATGAGGCAATCGATTTGATTATTTTTGTGTCGAGTACCGGACTCTCTACTCCTTCCATCGATACGTTTTTAATGAACGATCGGCCATTCAGGGGGGATGTTACCCGCATGCCGTTATGGGGCCTTGGCTGCGCTGGTGGAGCAATCGGACTTTCCCGTGCATTTGACTGGTTAACAGCACACCCGGACAAGAATGCTCTTCTGGTTTGTTGTGAACTTTGCAGCCTTACGTTTCAAAAAAATGACCGACAAAAAAGTAATCTGATAGGAACAGCACTTTTTGGTGATGGTATTGGTGCAGTACTGTTAATGGGGAATAATTCACCATTTCTTTCGTATAACCAAAACAGCAAACCACTGATATACAAAACAAGTTCCAAAACGATGAAGAACAGTAATGATGTTATGGGATGGGATGTTACCAATAATGGTCTGGAAGTTATTTTTTCCAAAAGCATTCCTTCACTTGTAAGAACATTCTGGAGTACACACATAAAAACGTTCTTACAGAACAATCAATTAACAAAAGAGGATATACATTCGCTTGTCGCTCACCCGGGAGGTATGAAAGTGCTAAAGGCAATGGAAGAAGTACTGCTTGTATCTGAAGAAAAATTCAAGTATTCCTATGATGTACTGTGTGACCATGGGAATATGTCATCTGCGACAGTTTTATATGTACTGGACAGATGGATGAAAGAAAAAATACCAAAAAATGAAGTGAGTGTACTTTCAGCTTTGGGACCGGGATTCAGTTCCGAATTGTTGTTAATGGAGTGGGATAGATCATGA
- a CDS encoding THUMP domain-containing class I SAM-dependent RNA methyltransferase, with protein MEQDVTLIATAAMGLESIVAREINQLGYEAHVEDGKVVFQAPVSAIPRCNLWLRTGDRVKLLVGRFNAATFDDLFESTKALPWEQFISEEGKFPVSGKSVKSTLYSVPDCQAIVKKAIAERLKLKYGFASKMPETGAMYKVEVAIHKDEALLTLDTSGSGLHKRGYRVGQGEAPLKETMAAALILLTNWKPDSPLVDPFCGSGTIPIEAALIGQNIAPGFNREFDSENWNFIKSRFWDEAFEEAEDEANYDQKLDIIGSDIDHKMIKISNDNSKEAGLGELISWKQMQVKDLFIRKGNGYLIGNPPYGQRIGDKKGAAAIYRDLGRIMRDHPTWSVYIMTAFDEFEKQYGIKATKKRKLFNGFIQTNYYQYFGRKQS; from the coding sequence ATGGAACAAGATGTGACATTGATTGCAACCGCTGCCATGGGACTGGAATCAATTGTGGCAAGAGAAATTAATCAGTTGGGATATGAAGCGCACGTCGAAGATGGAAAAGTAGTATTCCAGGCTCCTGTATCAGCGATTCCACGCTGTAATTTATGGCTGCGCACAGGTGATCGTGTGAAATTACTCGTTGGCAGATTTAATGCTGCTACATTTGACGACTTGTTTGAATCGACCAAAGCACTGCCATGGGAACAATTTATTAGTGAAGAAGGAAAGTTTCCTGTTTCGGGTAAATCCGTCAAATCAACATTATACAGTGTTCCCGATTGTCAGGCGATTGTTAAAAAAGCAATTGCCGAACGACTGAAATTAAAGTATGGGTTTGCCAGTAAAATGCCTGAGACTGGTGCAATGTATAAAGTGGAAGTGGCAATACATAAAGATGAAGCATTACTGACGTTGGATACTTCAGGCAGCGGACTTCATAAACGGGGCTACCGTGTTGGACAGGGGGAGGCTCCCTTAAAGGAGACAATGGCTGCGGCACTCATACTGCTGACAAACTGGAAACCTGATTCCCCGCTTGTCGATCCGTTCTGCGGTTCCGGGACAATCCCCATTGAGGCAGCATTGATTGGGCAGAATATTGCACCGGGCTTTAATCGTGAATTTGATTCGGAAAATTGGAATTTTATTAAGAGCCGTTTCTGGGATGAAGCATTTGAAGAAGCAGAAGATGAAGCAAACTATGATCAAAAACTCGATATTATCGGATCCGACATTGATCATAAAATGATTAAGATTTCGAACGATAATTCAAAAGAAGCCGGCCTGGGTGAACTTATCTCCTGGAAACAAATGCAGGTAAAAGATTTGTTTATTCGCAAAGGTAATGGTTACTTGATTGGGAACCCGCCATACGGTCAGCGGATTGGTGACAAAAAAGGAGCCGCTGCGATTTACCGCGATCTTGGCCGAATTATGCGCGATCATCCAACGTGGAGCGTTTATATTATGACGGCATTTGACGAGTTTGAGAAACAATACGGCATCAAAGCAACAAAAAAACGAAAATTGTTTAATGGATTTATCCAAACAAATTACTATCAGTACTTCGGGAGGAAACAGAGTTAA
- the gpsB gene encoding cell division regulator GpsB, with the protein MNANRMQLSSKDILEKEFKTAIRGYHQEEVDEFLDTVIQDYEAFQQEIEKLKQENDRLRKQSDQTRTRTAAPNHQVNYDVIKRLSNLEKAVFGKKYADS; encoded by the coding sequence ATGAATGCAAATCGAATGCAACTTAGCAGTAAGGATATTTTGGAAAAGGAATTTAAAACAGCCATCCGTGGTTATCACCAAGAGGAAGTAGACGAGTTTCTTGATACAGTTATTCAGGATTATGAAGCATTTCAGCAGGAGATTGAAAAACTGAAACAGGAAAATGATAGGCTGCGTAAGCAATCCGATCAGACAAGGACGAGAACCGCAGCACCAAATCATCAGGTTAACTATGACGTTATTAAAAGATTGTCCAACCTTGAAAAAGCGGTATTTGGTAAAAAGTACGCAGATTCTTAA
- a CDS encoding cytidine deaminase produces MNKNDLIKKAIKIMERAYVPYSKFPVGAALLTKSGKVYTGCNIENAAYPVSCCAERVAIFKAISDGEHHFTSLAVAADTKRPVPPCGSCRQVMSEFFDASTEIHLTNLNNDINSISMEALLPFSFQQEDLNKQ; encoded by the coding sequence ATGAATAAAAATGATTTAATAAAAAAAGCGATTAAAATCATGGAAAGAGCTTACGTACCATACTCGAAATTTCCGGTGGGGGCAGCACTGCTTACCAAATCCGGGAAGGTTTATACCGGATGCAATATTGAAAATGCTGCATATCCGGTCAGCTGCTGTGCGGAAAGGGTGGCAATTTTCAAAGCCATATCCGATGGTGAACATCATTTTACCAGTCTGGCGGTGGCAGCTGACACAAAAAGACCTGTCCCGCCATGCGGATCCTGTCGTCAGGTAATGAGCGAATTCTTTGATGCTAGTACCGAAATACATCTGACAAATCTGAATAACGATATCAATTCTATCTCGATGGAAGCGTTACTTCCTTTTTCCTTTCAGCAGGAAGATTTAAATAAACAGTAA
- a CDS encoding DUF1798 family protein, producing MNLQMQTEQLKQKLQQLKYKYEENDPPEDRKDKEFFLMVKSQTEPIYQMLDNWEEEALAVVKDQKVSLHPHQVTSTKENMGLLLMHSFYIDVKRKRYMELNHSVNFIFDQLIHDLRDG from the coding sequence ATGAATCTTCAAATGCAGACAGAACAGCTTAAACAAAAATTACAGCAATTAAAATATAAGTATGAAGAAAATGACCCTCCGGAAGATCGCAAAGACAAGGAATTTTTTCTGATGGTTAAGTCACAGACTGAACCTATTTATCAAATGCTGGATAATTGGGAGGAAGAAGCACTGGCAGTAGTTAAGGATCAAAAAGTGTCATTGCATCCGCACCAGGTTACATCGACTAAGGAAAACATGGGGCTCCTGTTAATGCATAGTTTTTATATTGATGTGAAACGAAAGCGGTATATGGAGCTGAATCATTCGGTGAATTTTATCTTTGATCAGCTTATACATGACCTGCGTGACGGGTAA
- a CDS encoding acid-soluble spore protein SspM: MKKKQSDKQDERKQKRKPTDMGNKKLDGPNRPST; this comes from the coding sequence GTGAAGAAGAAACAATCTGATAAGCAAGACGAACGTAAACAGAAACGTAAGCCAACAGATATGGGAAATAAGAAACTGGACGGGCCTAATCGCCCATCAACCTAA
- a CDS encoding DUF2515 family protein has product MHFNSKNHQYLHYITKKTNEYNSDNISRTNAYQNFYNLFPDIKWAFVASMVSRNAGWNMTDLFLSPFLEILGKKERNQLFMTYERANWLIFSDAYPQLLIFQLSVQKNKPMFHLLFAFHVSQYMVDEWQRYWEFGDRDRLMLALIINEQNVIQQPVIKQSYFKYKVFLRPPYLLQDILLLNAIILPTSDNKLFGVNVHDFTKLTNRILLGKKIASIIYNPAVYLSIYRFAANNEHTGSRRDYEKFFSKPMEKAPFLRTVYPVITHRDTIRNDWYKTGGIRKKWLKNVSADLNHDVSNSFYKKRKLFYAYYHVKKIL; this is encoded by the coding sequence ATGCATTTTAATTCAAAAAATCACCAATATCTACATTATATAACAAAAAAAACGAATGAGTATAATTCGGATAACATTTCCCGAACAAACGCATATCAAAACTTTTATAACCTATTTCCCGACATAAAATGGGCATTTGTTGCAAGCATGGTATCAAGAAACGCCGGTTGGAATATGACGGATTTATTTCTTTCACCGTTTCTTGAAATATTGGGTAAAAAGGAACGAAATCAATTGTTTATGACCTATGAACGGGCTAACTGGCTGATTTTTTCTGACGCATATCCACAGCTGTTGATATTTCAGCTGTCCGTACAGAAAAACAAGCCGATGTTCCATTTGCTGTTCGCGTTTCATGTCTCGCAATATATGGTTGATGAGTGGCAGCGTTACTGGGAATTTGGAGACAGGGATCGACTCATGCTGGCATTGATCATCAATGAGCAAAATGTTATTCAGCAGCCAGTCATAAAACAGTCATATTTCAAGTATAAAGTATTTTTGCGTCCGCCATACCTTCTGCAGGATATTTTATTGTTAAACGCTATTATACTCCCGACATCGGACAATAAACTTTTTGGCGTAAATGTTCATGATTTTACAAAATTAACGAATCGAATTTTACTTGGGAAAAAAATCGCCTCCATTATTTATAATCCAGCTGTCTATTTATCCATTTACCGTTTTGCGGCAAATAATGAACATACCGGTTCCAGAAGAGATTATGAGAAGTTTTTTTCCAAGCCAATGGAAAAAGCCCCTTTTTTACGTACGGTATATCCAGTAATTACACATCGGGATACAATTCGAAATGACTGGTATAAAACCGGGGGCATCAGAAAAAAATGGTTGAAAAATGTCAGCGCTGACCTGAATCATGATGTCAGCAACTCTTTTTACAAGAAAAGAAAGCTGTTTTATGCTTATTACCACGTAAAAAAGATACTATAA
- the recU gene encoding Holliday junction resolvase RecU encodes MRYPNGTGKNIRQRMPKTQQKNGYSNRGMTLEEDINATNTYYLTVEKAIIHKKPTPVQIVKVHYPKRSAAVITEGYFKQPSTTDYNGIYRSRHIDFEAKETKNKTRFPLANIHEHQITHMKTIVEHGGICFLIIRFAAYDETYFMPAGRFFPYWEEKINGGKKSISYEQIKQEGYLIPFHFQARVNYLAVIDRVYFADKKD; translated from the coding sequence ATGAGGTATCCGAATGGCACCGGTAAAAACATCAGGCAGCGAATGCCCAAGACTCAGCAGAAAAACGGGTACAGTAACCGTGGCATGACGTTGGAGGAAGATATTAATGCTACTAATACTTATTATTTAACTGTGGAAAAAGCAATTATTCATAAAAAGCCCACCCCGGTTCAAATTGTCAAGGTGCATTATCCCAAAAGAAGTGCAGCGGTCATAACCGAGGGGTATTTTAAGCAGCCATCGACAACGGATTATAACGGCATTTATCGAAGCAGGCACATTGATTTTGAAGCAAAGGAAACCAAAAATAAAACGCGTTTTCCTTTGGCAAATATACATGAACACCAAATTACCCATATGAAAACGATTGTTGAACATGGCGGCATCTGCTTTTTGATTATCCGGTTTGCTGCATACGATGAAACGTACTTTATGCCTGCCGGAAGATTTTTTCCGTATTGGGAGGAAAAAATTAACGGCGGGAAAAAATCCATTTCATATGAGCAGATTAAACAGGAAGGTTATTTGATCCCCTTTCATTTTCAAGCCAGGGTAAACTATTTAGCCGTTATCGATCGGGTTTATTTTGCGGATAAAAAAGATTAA